AACCGATGAGTTCGTGCCATTCGTCGATGGCTACACATTTAAGACTTTTGAAAAACCGCTGGTTATTTTTCTGCGCTAACAGTAGTTGCAGACTTTCCGGCGTGATGATCAGGATTTCGGGCATTTTCTTTGTTTGTGAAACGCGTTCTGCCTGCGGTGTATCGCCGTTCCGTACAGAAACTTTCCAGTCGAGCCCAATTTCGTCAATTGCTTCAGTCATTGCCTTCGCGATATCTTTAGCCAAAGCCCGTAACGGCGTAATCCACAGGAGCTGCAGGCCGTCTTTGTAGTTCCCGGGACGGTTAAGAAAATCTGTAATCACCGCCAGAAAAACCGAATACGTTTTGCCGAAACCCGTTGGCGCCACCACCATTCCGCTGTAGCCTCTGCCGAATTTTTCCCAGGTTTCCCTCTGAAAACTGAAAGGCGTGAAACCCTTCGCAGCCAACCAGCGCTCCACAATACCGTATCCTTCGGATTCAAGAAATTTACCGGCCATCAGCGGATTAGTTTTTTCACTTCTTCAATATCATCGATTTCATCAGCTTTTTTATCGCGACGCCACCGCAGAATTCGCGGAAAACGCAATGCGACGCCACTTTTATGCCTGTTGCTGAGACCAATTCCTTCAAACGCGATTTCGAATACAAGCTCAGGTTTCACAGTGCGCACGGGCCCGAACTTCTCGAGTGAATTTTTGGTTACAAAACGGCTGACTTCCATTATTTCTTTGTCGGTTAGGCCCGAATAGGCTTTGGCAACGGTAACCAGCTGGTCTTCTTTTTTCACCGCAAAAGTATAATCGGTGTAATAGCCGCTGCGTCGTCCACTGCCTTTTTGGGCATAGATCAGCACCGCGTCGATGGTAAGTGGATCAACTTTCCACTTCCACCAGTCGCCTTTTTTACGGCCTGAATGATACAGAGATTCTTTATGTTTAAGCATCAGGCCTTCGCTGTTGTTCAACCTCGAATTATCGCGTACTTCCACGAGGTCTTCCCACTTTTGAAACGGCACGATGTCGGAAAGTGTAATGTTTTCGGGTGCCTGGCTGTGGATCAGCTCTTCGAGAATCTTTCTGCGGTATGTCAGCGGTTTACCTCGTAAATCCTCATCATCGCGCTCAAGAATATCGTAGGCAAAAACTTTTACCGGAATTTCCTTCAGCATTTTTGCACTAATGGTCTTACGGTTGAGCCGCTTTTGCAGTTCATTGAAATTAAGTACGCCTTTCTCCGTCACGGCCAGAATTTCGCCGTCGATAACGAAGTTGCCCGTCATTTTTTCAAGAGCTGAAACAATTTCAGGGAACTGCGGAGTAACAAGTTCCTCACCGCGCGACCAGATAAAAACTTCGTCGTTGCGACGTATCAGTTGCCCGCGGATTCCGTCCCATTTATATTCAGCCTGCCATTCTGCGGGGTCGCCGAGCTCATCGGTTTCCTTTTCGAGCGGATATGCAAGGCAGAACGGATAAGGTTTGGAATTATCAGGATTGATGTTGATGCCGGCGATTAAGTCTTCAAAATTAATTTCATTGATGTCCCATTTGCCCATAATGCTGTGCATCAGCTGGCTGGAATCTATTTCGGAGTATTTTGAGAGCGCACTGATCAGAAGTTTTTTTGAAACCCCGATGCGGAAACTTCCGCCAATGAGTTTATTGAAGATAAACCGTTCGGTGTAATCGAGGCCGTTCCAGGATTCGGTGACGTAGGCTTTCTTTTCCGCTTCGGTTTTATGGGCAAGATCACCCAGTTCATCCATCCACTGCGACAGCGATTTGCTGATGTCGTTTTGAGGCGGCGGAAGTATGAGTGAAATGGTTTCGCCGAGATCGCCGACTGAGGAATAACTTTCTAGAAAAAGCCATTCAGGCAGCTGAATAATCTCGAGCGCCCATTGTCTCAGCAAATTGGTATTTACTGGACGTTTCGGCCGTTTACCTGTGAAAAGTGCGAGAAACCACAGCTTGTCATTCTCCGGAGCGGTGCGCAGATAATGCACCATCGCATCAACTTTAGCGGTGGTTTTATTACTGCTTTCGAGGGATGATATGAGTTCTGCAAAATGCTTCATGATTACTCCTCCTTAGGTTCTGTGGTTTCCTGCAGCAACACTTTCTCTTCTTCCTCTTCATCGCCATAATTTGTTTTAACCTCGTAGGCTTCGATTCCGATTTCGTTCAGATATTTTGAGAACACGGCGGTTTGTCCGTGCGTAACGTGTACTTTTTCTGCACCAGTCGCTTTAACCGTTGCCAACAGTCCGCCCCAATCAGCATGATCTGAAATGGCAAAACCCGCATCGGCCGATCTCCAGCGGCGCGAACCCCGCACCTGCATCCAGCCCGAACACAGGCCGGTGGCGCGGTTGGGTATTTTCCTGATCACATTAGAATCGAGCAAAGCGGGCGGTACAATCACGATTTCGTTATTTGTTTTTTTGAGGTCTTCCTGGAAGTTCACACATTCATATTCGGGTAATTTAATGCCGCTTGCTTCGATGGCTTCGTTAATTCTTGCGACCGAACTGTGTACAAAAATTTTTCCGCAACCTTCTAACGCTTTCATTATTCGCTGTGCTTTACCTAAAGAATAGCCGATGAATACAGACGTTTTGCCTATCTCACGGTTGCTGTTGTGCCAGGTCTGCATCTGCTCTGAATATTGCTCAGGCTGCAACCAATTGTAGATGGGCAGTCCGAAAGTGCTTTCTGTAATAAACTCGTTGCAGCGCACCAGTTCAAACGGAGTTGAAAGCCCGTCATCCTGCACTTTGTAGTCGCCAGAAAATACGGTTACGTAGCCTTTATACTCCATCTTCACCTGTGCTGATCCTACAATATGCCCGGCGGGATGAAATGAAACCTTCACTCCGTTAATCACAATTTCTTCGCCGTAAGGTAACGACTGAACTTCGATATCGGGTCCTATGCGGTGACGCAAAATTGGTTTTGTAAAATCCTGACACAGATATTTCTTCATACCGCATTTAGCATGATCGCCGTGGCCATGCGATATAACCGCAAGATCTACCGGACGCCAGGGATCGATGTAGAATTTTCCGGGGATACAGTAAATGCCTTTATTCGTGAATTGTATGAGTTTCAAAATGCGGAATAATTTGCTTGGGTTTAACAAATATTAAGCCTAAATACAGTGAGCTTTTCCTACCATTTTATAAAAGTACGCAGAAAAATATACAATTGAACACTTCGAAATTTGGCGGTTGGTTTAATTATTGTTCAGGAATCTGCAACACGTTCGGAAGAAACCTGTAAGAACTTTTAGCCCGGATTGAAACGGCATCCTCCGCGAGCGGCAGCGAGCGGCGATACAGTGGAAAGCCGGTACAACAGCCGGAAGAACGTAGATCGTGTTGCTCCTTAAAAACTTAAAAAAAATAGAAATATTATGATCACATTAATCCCTGACGTACCCGAAAATGTAGCCGCCTTCCGCGCGAGCGGCGAGATTACCAAAGAAGATTTCGAAAAACTGGTGATGCCGCATGTAGCTGCAAAAGTGAACACCTTTAAAGAGCTGAACTACCTGCTGCTGCTGGACACCGACCTCGACAAATTCACCGCCGGTGCGTGGATGCAGGATGCTTTTCTGGGTTTGCAAAACCTTACGAAATGGAACCGCGCCGCGATTGTAACCGATAAAAATGCAGTGAAGAAGTTCACCGATGCTTTCAGCGTCGTGATGCCGGGCGAATTCCGCGGCTTTGGCAAAGAAGATCTTGCAAGCGCGATATACTGGTGTGCCCACGGAAAAACTGAAAATTAATCATCTTAAAACCTAAAAAATATGTCAACAGAAAACCTGAACAATACTGAAGCATTAAAAAAATTAAAAGAACTGTCTGAAAGCGCGCGCATCTGCATGTTCTGTACGGACCTTACTTCTCTGCCAATC
This window of the Flavobacteriaceae bacterium 3519-10 genome carries:
- a CDS encoding DNA ligase; amino-acid sequence: MKHFAELISSLESSNKTTAKVDAMVHYLRTAPENDKLWFLALFTGKRPKRPVNTNLLRQWALEIIQLPEWLFLESYSSVGDLGETISLILPPPQNDISKSLSQWMDELGDLAHKTEAEKKAYVTESWNGLDYTERFIFNKLIGGSFRIGVSKKLLISALSKYSEIDSSQLMHSIMGKWDINEINFEDLIAGININPDNSKPYPFCLAYPLEKETDELGDPAEWQAEYKWDGIRGQLIRRNDEVFIWSRGEELVTPQFPEIVSALEKMTGNFVIDGEILAVTEKGVLNFNELQKRLNRKTISAKMLKEIPVKVFAYDILERDDEDLRGKPLTYRRKILEELIHSQAPENITLSDIVPFQKWEDLVEVRDNSRLNNSEGLMLKHKESLYHSGRKKGDWWKWKVDPLTIDAVLIYAQKGSGRRSGYYTDYTFAVKKEDQLVTVAKAYSGLTDKEIMEVSRFVTKNSLEKFGPVRTVKPELVFEIAFEGIGLSNRHKSGVALRFPRILRWRRDKKADEIDDIEEVKKLIR
- a CDS encoding mRNA 3'-end processing factor; the encoded protein is MLNPSKLFRILKLIQFTNKGIYCIPGKFYIDPWRPVDLAVISHGHGDHAKCGMKKYLCQDFTKPILRHRIGPDIEVQSLPYGEEIVINGVKVSFHPAGHIVGSAQVKMEYKGYVTVFSGDYKVQDDGLSTPFELVRCNEFITESTFGLPIYNWLQPEQYSEQMQTWHNSNREIGKTSVFIGYSLGKAQRIMKALEGCGKIFVHSSVARINEAIEASGIKLPEYECVNFQEDLKKTNNEIVIVPPALLDSNVIRKIPNRATGLCSGWMQVRGSRRWRSADAGFAISDHADWGGLLATVKATGAEKVHVTHGQTAVFSKYLNEIGIEAYEVKTNYGDEEEEEKVLLQETTEPKEE